From the Saccharomonospora marina XMU15 genome, the window TCGTGTTCGCGCAGCAACTCCAATCTCGCTCTGACGTCCGCGCCTGACCCCTCCGCGCGTGTCAGCGCTTCCTCGGTGACCGGCGCGGCCAGGCGCTGGAGAAGACGCGACATCAACTCATCGACCAGGAGTTCTCGGGCATGGCCGAACCGGGTGTCGACGATCCGTCGCGATCCGTCCTCGCGACGTTGCACCTCGAGTACCGGCCTGTCTGATTCGACCGTCGACGCGCGGCCGCTTCGCCACCGCTCGACCAGCTGACTCACCTCGCCCAACCATTCAACGGCCAGTTCCGCGTAGGGAGCCGCCCCGTGGTCAGCGAAAAAATACGCCAGCTCATGGAGATGTTCCGCCGGAAACGGAAATGCCTTTTCGTAGAAGTCCATCGGCATCAGCTCCAGCCCATATTTATCAGGATCGGTGAAGTACGGGCTGTAGCGATCGAACCGCACCAGGTATGCCCCGCCGGGCGGGGGCAGGTGAGTCAACAGCGGCAGATCCTCAACATATTTGCGATACACATCTTCACATTCTCCCGGGAACCCCATCAGCAGGTTCCAAGCGGGGTTCATGTTATTCCGGACGCAGTTCTTCAGAAACTGAATGTTCAAGAACGCAGTGGTCCCCTTTCCCATGAGCTTGAGGGTTTTCGTGGAGAGTGATTCAATACCTGGCTGCACCTTGGTCACTCCCACCCGCACCATCGCGGCCATATCCTGGCTGCTCAGCGGCAGCTTCACCTCGTAAAATATGGAAGGACCGTTCGAACGCTCCGGCAGACGTCCGAAGACCTCGCGCGGGAACTTCTTGGGCATGATGTTGTCGGTGCACATGAAGCCCCTGGCTTTATCGCTCAGACCGAAGAGCCAGGTGAACTGGCGCAACGCCACTTCCGGGGACATCGCGCGATAGCCCATGCCGAGACCGTTGAGACCGCAGAAGGTACAGTGCGAACGCTGACCCCACCAACAGCCTCGTGACGTCTCGAACATCAGCTCGGGCTTGATCTCCGGGTCCGAACTCAGTTCACTACGCACACCGTGGAAGGCCTCGAGATATTCGGAGTAGTCGGGCTCGAAGAAGTCGTCGATGTCGCGGTCGCGCCCGACACCTGCGGCAAAGCGCGGATCACCGACGTTCGTAGGTGTGACCACACCAACGATGTCGTTGACCGCGCTCAGCCCTTCGCCCAGATAACGCTGGACGAAGTCGGGGAACGTGTGCAGGGCGGGCCCGGAAAAGACTGCGTCGATCTCGGGCACGTTCCGCACGAGGGCCGCGCCCATGGGCGCTTCGCAGTTTGCGCCACCGAGCACCGCTACCGCAGAGGGGTTCCGGCGCTTCACCAAGCGAGCCATCGCGATCGATGCGTTGGTTTGTGCGAACATGGACGTGAAGCCGATTAGGTCCGACTCAGCCAACGCATAAGATCCACACAGCCGATCAAGTAATTCCGGCAGCCCGGCGCGCAATTCCATAATCTGCGTTCTAAACGCGTTCCATTGTGGTCCGGTGTAGTATCGATTGAAATAATCACCTTGATTTTCGGGAGCGGACGGAAAGGCCAGGCCGCGGAATATCCACTCGCCGAGCCCGGTCAGCAGATGCTGAAGCTGTCCGGTAATCTCCTCGTACAGTTCGGCACCGAAGTAACAGGCGAAGTCCAGGTTCAGCGAGTGGACGGACACCTCGACCTGGTCACCGAACTCGCGCCTGATCAGCGCCGAGAGTTGGCTGAGAGCAAGCGAAGGTCGATCCCAGTCAGCGAAAGGCATATTAACCAAACTGATCTTCACAATGCTTTCCCTTCCGTGCTGGTGTCCGACACGCTCGAATGATGGACCAAGTCCGGCGATCCAGGAAGGCGCCCAGCCGCAGACTGATCAGCTGCGCACCGCCGCAAGCAGGAGCAATTCCGATGCCGCCACAGCGAGACCGGGCGGGCCTGGATGCCCGTCGCCAAGGCGGGCCCAGCCGGGCCTGCTGCCTGCGGAGATACATCACTCACTCCGGTCACCGGTTTCGTCCTGCGGTGGTGTCAGCGCGTCTCGGGCATCGTCTCTCGGGACGAGGTGGAATACCGTGCTGTACGCGATCTCAAGATCGTGGGTTGCGAGTAGCTTCCACTCCTCGCTGAGTTCGAAGGTCTCAACCCATTGCGCGAAGGTGGGCAGCTGCTGCCGCATCAGGCCGTGGGTGTATTCGAATCCCAAGGTGAAGATCGGGCAGTGCGGATCTGCCGCCTGTTGGGACCGGTAGGTGTCGCTCAGCAGCAGGTTCTGCGCGCCGGGAAACGCCCGGCGCAGGGCGGCCAAGACCTTCACGAACCGTTCACGAGGCAGGAGGTCGTGTGCGAGGAAGAAGGAGAAGACAAGCTCGACGTCGGGGAAGGCGCCATCGGGCAGCGCCGTCAAGTCCGAGTGGACGAGTTCGATCCGGTCCTCCAGACCCGCCTCGCGCACCGCCTCCCGGCCCGCGCTCCACGCCGCAGCGTCGACCTCCACACCTACGAACCGCGCTTCGGGTGCTCGGCCCGCAAGTTCGATCAACCGTCGCGCGCTGCCACAACCAAGGTCGGCCGCCGTCCTGTGCGGTACTGCGCTGACGAGCTTGTGAAACATCGAGTCGACGAACTGGGCGCCGTAATCCTTGCCGGCGCGTGCGATGGCTCCCCCGTCGCGCGCGTTCGTCCTGCTCGGCCAGCCATCGGCTCGACACACCTGTGCGGCCCCGGAGAGCATCGAACCGTATCCGCCGATCAGCCACAGGAAGTAGCCCTTGTCGCGCCAGATCTCGCCGAAGGCCGGACCTGGGACCAAGCCTCGCTCCCCGTCCTCAACCACCGCGCCTGCGTGCCGCAGACCCAGGATCACGGCGTCCAGCGCCAGGTGATCCAGGCCGGCCCGCGCAGCGAAGCCGGCCGGATCGATCGCGCCGTTCGCTTCCAGCTCCGTCAGCAGGCCAAGTTCGAAGGCCGCGCAGATTGCCGAGGCCGCAACTGCTCCGTTGAACAACTCGGCGGTCGTGGAGCGCTCCGCTCCAGGGCGGTCAGGCATCTGCAAGAATCCCTTCCAACACATAGAGAAGATGATCGACCTGATCCTGGCTGCCGACCGTGATCCGCAACCGGTCCGGCAGTCCGAGTTCGGTCACGTCACGCACCGCAAGCCCGGCTTGAGCGAGCAGTTCGGCCACGGCCGCGGCCCGGCCGGGCAGGTGGACCAGGACGAAGTTGGCGGCCGATGGAAGGAAGGCGATCCCAAGACGCTCGAAACCAGCGATGAGTGCGGACTTGGCGCATTCGGTCGCCGCCACCGTTCGGGCCACATGCTCGATGTCGCCGATCGCGGCGAGCGCCGCCGCACAGCCGAGCCCGTTGACGTGGAACGGGATCGCCCGCTGTACCTGTCGTACCGCGGACACCACCGAGGGATCACCGATCAGGTAGGCGATCCGGAGTCCAGCCAGACCGTGCGCCTTGGAAAAGGTGCGAAGAATACAGACTCCTGCATCGGCCGCGGCCCAAGGCAACGCTGAGGCGAAACCCGGACCGGCATACTCGGCGTAAGCCTCGTCGAGCACCAATACGGCCCCGTTGTCCCGCGCAGCCGCGCACAGCGCCGCGACCTCACTCGAGCCGAGCAGGGACCCGGTGGGGTTGTGCGGGTTGCACACGAAGGCCAGCCCCGCTCCCCCAGCGAAGCCCGTGACGAAAGCCGCGACGTCGACGGCCCAGTCACGCAGCGCCAGTTCCCGGAACTCAACGCCAGCCGCTGTTAGGCTCAGCGCATAGCTCTGGAAAGTCTGCTCACAGATCTGCGCGGACCGCGGATCCGTGCGGTGAACCAAGGCGAGCAGCAGAATCAGTTCGTCGGCCCCGTTACCCACCGCCACCCGGTCGACGTGCACCCCGTGGGCTCGGGCGATTCCTTCCGTCAGCTCCTGGTAGGCCGGTTCCGGGTAACGGTGCGGCTCGTGCATGGCACCGTCCAGCGCGGCACGGGCAGCTGAACCAGGGCCGTAGGGATTCTCGTTCCGGTCCAGCCGCACAACACCGAGTTGCGGCGGCCCGGAGGCGGCGGTCAGCTGGTGGCCTCGGATACCACGCACCAGATATGACATCTCGTCAGCCCAGGCTCAACGGTAAGGACCGCAGCGACCGGAACTCGAGATTGGTGTTCCACTCGGGTTCACCCGCCAGCCGGATCGTCGGGAAGCGAGCGAACAGAGCTACGAAGAACCACTTGATCTCGAGGCTGGCTATCTGGCGTCCGAGACATGCGTGTGGTCCGAAGCCGAAGGAGAGGTTCTTGCCACTGTTCGACCGGTCGAGGTCGAACTTGTTCGGCTGCTCGAAAACGGCCGGGTCCCGGTTGGCGGCGCCCAGGAAAAGTGCAACCCGTTGCCCCTCCTTGATACGGACTCCGCCCATTTCCACATCCGTTGTCGCGACGCGCCAAGTGAACTGGTTCGACGCGTTGTAGCGCACCACCTCGTTCGGCGTGTTCTCTACGCACGCGGAGTCCGCCAGGAAGCGTGCGATCTGGTCGGGGTTCGTGGCGAACGCGAGCATGCCGCTACCGACGGACCCGGGCGTCGTGGGCGCGAACAGCGCGACCAGCAAAAGGACCAGTTGATGAACTGTCTGCTCCGGCGTGACCTCGGTCTGATCCGCCAGGTCTGCCGCCAGCCGGGCGATGACGGTGTCCGGGAGGACTCTTCCCCGCTTGCCCGCAACGAGTTCGGAAGCATAGGTGTGCAGGTCCGCCAGGTCCTCGAGCAGCTGTTCCAGCTCCAGTGGCTGCTCCTGGGGCCCCGACCAATAGGTCATCACGTTGACCACGCGCGGTATCACGACGTCGAGGTCCTCCTCGGGAACGCCGAAGGCGTGGACAGCGGCATTCACGGGAAGCTTCTCGGCCAACCCGGGGACGGCATCGATTTCCTTCACGTTGTCCGGCACACTGGCTACCAGATCGTGGGCGACCCGCTCGATGGCTTGGCTGTAAAATGCATGCGCCTCGTTTGTGAAACCCGCCTGCGTGGACTTCCTCAACACCGTGTGGCGGGGCTCGTCCGTATACATCATGACGTTCTTGGTGAACCGGTGGTAAATACTCTCGGCCGGCAGTTTCCGCCCACTGAATTTACCGCTCAGTATCTCTTCCATGCGTTCTGCCTTGAATCGAGGGTCCTTCAGCGCGGCGACACAGTCGTCATATTTGAGGATGGCCCACGAGCCCAAGCTCTCGCACCAGTGGACCGGCTCCCGCTCCGCGAGGTCGGCATATACGGGATACGGGTTCGAAACGATGGCAGGCATCGAAAGCGGCGAAGGGTTTACCACGTGCTTGATCTCCTTTTTGTCACATGAAGCGCGCTTTTCTCTTCAGCAAAGCGCACCATGCGGGCCCACGTCGCGGTGGTGCACTCATCCGCCAGTTGAAAGGGCTTACTCAGGAGGGCTGGAAGTAGTGCCCTCCATGGCATCGATCAGACTCTTGGGCCGCATATCCGTCCACGTGTGTTCGATGAACTCCACACAGGACTGCCTGTCCGAGGGACCGTGCGCCACGCTCCACCCCTCGGGAACCTCAATCGTGGTCGGCCACATCGAGTACTGACCCTCACCATTTACGAGGGCGTAGTAATGGATGTCATCCCGCTCGAACGGATTATTCACATCCGTCTCCTTCCAGCTCACGCACCCTGGCGACCAGAGTTCCGGCGATGAGTGCCAACGACGCAGGCGACATCATTTCCCCGTGTCGGCACGGTATTTCGTTGACGTACACCTGTCCAGTGCAATACTGCGCCCACCTCGCGGTAACGTCTGATGAGGCTCCCCTCTCGTCCCCCACCGCCGCATAGAAATGCAGGTCTCCGGACATCCGGCCAATCGAACGAGGAAGGCCGCTGATTCGAGCGGAGTTCAGGGCCACATCCAGGACCCGCTGCACGTGTTCGCGCCGTAGCGATCCCAGCGTGCTTATCCCTTTCTGCATGACTTCGACAACATCGTCCGGGTTGGGGGAGTCACGCAGCCCGTCAGCCTCCGCGCCGAAGGCCTCCAGAATTCCGCTCAGGATATCAGGCTTCTCGAGGTCGCCCTGTCGGGAAACGGGGTACGGGGTGGAGTCGAGCAGAGCAAGAAACCCCACTTCGTAACCACGATCTTGCAGCTCCGTTGCCATCGCGTGGGCCACCGTGCCACCGAGGGACCATCCGATAAGGCGATATGGGCCCTCGTTCTGAACGGTGAGAATCTCATCCACGTAATCGCGTGCCATTTCCCCGA encodes:
- a CDS encoding RiPP maturation radical SAM C-methyltransferase; this encodes MKISLVNMPFADWDRPSLALSQLSALIRREFGDQVEVSVHSLNLDFACYFGAELYEEITGQLQHLLTGLGEWIFRGLAFPSAPENQGDYFNRYYTGPQWNAFRTQIMELRAGLPELLDRLCGSYALAESDLIGFTSMFAQTNASIAMARLVKRRNPSAVAVLGGANCEAPMGAALVRNVPEIDAVFSGPALHTFPDFVQRYLGEGLSAVNDIVGVVTPTNVGDPRFAAGVGRDRDIDDFFEPDYSEYLEAFHGVRSELSSDPEIKPELMFETSRGCWWGQRSHCTFCGLNGLGMGYRAMSPEVALRQFTWLFGLSDKARGFMCTDNIMPKKFPREVFGRLPERSNGPSIFYEVKLPLSSQDMAAMVRVGVTKVQPGIESLSTKTLKLMGKGTTAFLNIQFLKNCVRNNMNPAWNLLMGFPGECEDVYRKYVEDLPLLTHLPPPGGAYLVRFDRYSPYFTDPDKYGLELMPMDFYEKAFPFPAEHLHELAYFFADHGAAPYAELAVEWLGEVSQLVERWRSGRASTVESDRPVLEVQRREDGSRRIVDTRFGHARELLVDELMSRLLQRLAAPVTEEALTRAEGSGADVRARLELLREHDMLFEEDGRIISLVLLDVPEDGPVGDDDRVLLQVMPAGPSQA
- a CDS encoding class I SAM-dependent methyltransferase; this translates as MPDRPGAERSTTAELFNGAVAASAICAAFELGLLTELEANGAIDPAGFAARAGLDHLALDAVILGLRHAGAVVEDGERGLVPGPAFGEIWRDKGYFLWLIGGYGSMLSGAAQVCRADGWPSRTNARDGGAIARAGKDYGAQFVDSMFHKLVSAVPHRTAADLGCGSARRLIELAGRAPEARFVGVEVDAAAWSAGREAVREAGLEDRIELVHSDLTALPDGAFPDVELVFSFFLAHDLLPRERFVKVLAALRRAFPGAQNLLLSDTYRSQQAADPHCPIFTLGFEYTHGLMRQQLPTFAQWVETFELSEEWKLLATHDLEIAYSTVFHLVPRDDARDALTPPQDETGDRSE
- a CDS encoding pyridoxal phosphate-dependent aminotransferase — protein: MSYLVRGIRGHQLTAASGPPQLGVVRLDRNENPYGPGSAARAALDGAMHEPHRYPEPAYQELTEGIARAHGVHVDRVAVGNGADELILLLALVHRTDPRSAQICEQTFQSYALSLTAAGVEFRELALRDWAVDVAAFVTGFAGGAGLAFVCNPHNPTGSLLGSSEVAALCAAARDNGAVLVLDEAYAEYAGPGFASALPWAAADAGVCILRTFSKAHGLAGLRIAYLIGDPSVVSAVRQVQRAIPFHVNGLGCAAALAAIGDIEHVARTVAATECAKSALIAGFERLGIAFLPSAANFVLVHLPGRAAAVAELLAQAGLAVRDVTELGLPDRLRITVGSQDQVDHLLYVLEGILADA
- the txtE gene encoding 4-nitrotryptophan synthase; amino-acid sequence: MVNPSPLSMPAIVSNPYPVYADLAEREPVHWCESLGSWAILKYDDCVAALKDPRFKAERMEEILSGKFSGRKLPAESIYHRFTKNVMMYTDEPRHTVLRKSTQAGFTNEAHAFYSQAIERVAHDLVASVPDNVKEIDAVPGLAEKLPVNAAVHAFGVPEEDLDVVIPRVVNVMTYWSGPQEQPLELEQLLEDLADLHTYASELVAGKRGRVLPDTVIARLAADLADQTEVTPEQTVHQLVLLLVALFAPTTPGSVGSGMLAFATNPDQIARFLADSACVENTPNEVVRYNASNQFTWRVATTDVEMGGVRIKEGQRVALFLGAANRDPAVFEQPNKFDLDRSNSGKNLSFGFGPHACLGRQIASLEIKWFFVALFARFPTIRLAGEPEWNTNLEFRSLRSLPLSLG
- a CDS encoding MbtH family protein codes for the protein MSWKETDVNNPFERDDIHYYALVNGEGQYSMWPTTIEVPEGWSVAHGPSDRQSCVEFIEHTWTDMRPKSLIDAMEGTTSSPPE